One segment of Gemmatimonadota bacterium DNA contains the following:
- a CDS encoding alkaline phosphatase, with translation MPVPTVFELAKQAGFGTAAFFSKSKFRHLERPGSLDHAQSPDGSEHWLATRTVADASDYLKHRRPGLLFVHIAEPDYAGHALGWMSFLYGWAVRRADGAVAQVLAAADQAFGSGQYTVIVTSDHGGHDREHGSREPRDMTIPWIIWGQGVLQGQQLPAGIRTMDTAATVLWLLGIPVPDWWVGAPVPGAFTRAAQVAAAGAQPVKQGLAGSASP, from the coding sequence GTGCCGGTCCCGACCGTGTTCGAGCTGGCCAAGCAAGCGGGGTTCGGCACGGCTGCATTCTTCAGCAAGTCCAAGTTCCGCCACCTCGAGCGGCCGGGCTCACTGGATCACGCCCAGTCGCCGGACGGCTCGGAGCACTGGCTGGCGACCCGCACGGTGGCCGACGCCAGCGACTACCTCAAGCATCGCCGGCCGGGGCTGCTGTTCGTGCACATTGCGGAGCCGGACTACGCCGGGCACGCCCTGGGGTGGATGAGCTTCCTCTATGGCTGGGCCGTGAGGCGGGCGGATGGCGCCGTTGCCCAGGTCCTGGCGGCCGCGGATCAGGCTTTCGGATCCGGCCAGTACACCGTGATCGTGACCTCCGACCATGGAGGGCATGACCGCGAGCACGGCAGCCGCGAGCCGCGGGATATGACCATTCCCTGGATCATCTGGGGCCAGGGCGTGCTGCAGGGGCAGCAGCTTCCGGCAGGCATCCGCACCATGGATACCGCCGCCACCGTGTTGTGGCTGCTGGGCATCCCCGTGCCCGACTGGTGGGTCGGCGCCCCCGTGCCGGGCGCGTTCACGCGCGCGGCTCAGGTGGCGGCGGCCGGGGCGCAGCCGGTGAAGCAGGGGCTGGCCGGCTCGGCCAGCCCCTGA
- a CDS encoding IPT/TIG domain-containing protein, with protein MSGVRVAKGRLWLLLGLGAACDGNGGMEPPATRHAVAIHGGDRQFGAAGAELADPLQVLVRDTRSSEPAGRVAVLWRVVVGRGASVSPDSSMTDSLGIASTRLRLGPDTGAVQVEATVRTLVGEPAVFQLRAVSTPAITSISPARAAAGDTVRITGRDFSATAGDNTVLFGGMRGAVVSATSTQLVVAVPMCVPARTVSVTVQLGAVASGPVSFEVTSSAGPTLQLAVGQGRTFSDAAELACVRLPGGQANLSFLVVTGNASTLFGTSMPFQLLALAGQPTAPPAGPAAPLAALQLAASGPAALAWEARIRERERRLRPQDLVRPEPAAARPGAALAPPQIGDRRQFSVFNKEEKFVDVTAEVKFVSARAILYQDLNAPAGGFQFADFQRFGQLFDDPIYKTDVAVYGEPSDIDQNGQVIILFTPVVNELTPRGSSGFVAGFFFGFDLSTGSGSNRAEMFYSVVPDPQAQFSDARTTQRVLEVVPAVLAHELQHMIHFNQRVRLRNAAQESLWLSEALAHSAEDVVGDVFLERADTPNAVNFKVPNFLRAVRYLGDPTKSSLVTARSPGTLEERGAVWLLLKYATGHFGGNDLLRRLTQTTRSSTDNVSVETGRAWNVLLGDWAIAVWADDAPELQGAALEARFTFPNLNVRRVLGQFSGGFPLKPAEHGFQDVTVTDTLPASSPQYVILRATTPNPSPLNLNLAGTRGAAFPADARAQLSILRFR; from the coding sequence ATGAGCGGAGTGCGGGTGGCGAAAGGTCGCCTGTGGTTGCTGCTTGGTCTGGGCGCGGCATGTGACGGCAATGGCGGGATGGAGCCGCCGGCTACCCGGCATGCCGTTGCCATCCATGGTGGAGACCGGCAGTTCGGGGCGGCGGGGGCCGAGTTGGCGGATCCGCTCCAGGTTCTGGTAAGGGACACGCGCAGCAGCGAGCCGGCCGGGCGGGTTGCGGTACTCTGGCGTGTGGTCGTGGGCCGGGGCGCGAGCGTGAGCCCCGATTCTTCCATGACGGATTCCCTGGGGATCGCCAGCACTCGCCTGCGTCTGGGTCCGGACACGGGCGCGGTCCAGGTCGAGGCGACGGTGCGCACACTGGTCGGGGAGCCGGCCGTGTTTCAACTGCGGGCGGTCTCCACCCCGGCCATCACCTCGATCAGCCCGGCGCGCGCCGCGGCGGGCGACACGGTGCGCATAACGGGTCGTGACTTCAGTGCGACGGCCGGTGACAATACCGTGCTGTTCGGCGGCATGCGGGGGGCCGTGGTCAGTGCCACTTCCACCCAGCTCGTCGTGGCCGTACCCATGTGCGTCCCCGCTCGCACCGTTTCCGTTACCGTGCAGCTCGGGGCCGTGGCGAGTGGCCCGGTGAGCTTCGAGGTGACTAGCAGTGCGGGTCCCACGCTGCAACTGGCCGTGGGACAGGGCCGCACCTTCTCCGACGCAGCCGAGCTGGCCTGCGTCCGCCTGCCCGGCGGGCAGGCGAACCTGTCCTTCCTGGTGGTTACGGGGAATGCCAGCACCTTGTTCGGCACCAGCATGCCCTTCCAACTGCTGGCCCTGGCCGGACAGCCCACAGCCCCGCCGGCGGGTCCCGCGGCGCCGCTCGCCGCCCTCCAGCTGGCCGCCTCAGGCCCGGCCGCACTGGCCTGGGAAGCGCGCATCCGGGAGCGGGAGCGGCGCCTCCGCCCTCAGGATCTGGTCCGGCCCGAGCCGGCGGCGGCCCGGCCGGGCGCAGCCCTCGCCCCGCCGCAGATCGGGGACCGCCGCCAGTTCAGCGTGTTCAACAAGGAAGAAAAATTCGTCGATGTCACGGCGGAAGTGAAGTTCGTGAGCGCGCGGGCCATCCTTTACCAGGACCTGAACGCGCCGGCGGGTGGCTTCCAGTTCGCGGACTTCCAGCGCTTCGGCCAGCTCTTCGATGACCCCATCTACAAGACGGACGTCGCGGTCTATGGCGAGCCGTCGGACATCGACCAGAACGGCCAGGTCATCATCCTGTTCACGCCCGTCGTGAACGAGCTGACGCCGCGCGGCTCGAGCGGCTTCGTGGCCGGCTTCTTCTTCGGCTTCGACTTGAGCACCGGCTCCGGCAGCAACCGCGCCGAGATGTTCTACAGTGTAGTGCCGGACCCCCAGGCCCAGTTCAGCGACGCGCGCACCACGCAGCGCGTGCTCGAGGTCGTCCCCGCCGTGCTCGCCCACGAGCTGCAGCACATGATCCACTTCAACCAGCGCGTGCGACTGCGGAACGCTGCGCAGGAGTCGCTCTGGCTCTCCGAGGCGCTGGCACACTCGGCCGAAGACGTGGTGGGCGACGTCTTCCTCGAACGCGCCGACACCCCCAATGCGGTGAACTTCAAGGTCCCCAACTTCCTGCGCGCCGTCCGCTACCTCGGCGACCCCACCAAGTCCAGCCTGGTCACCGCCCGTTCGCCCGGGACGCTCGAGGAGCGGGGCGCCGTCTGGCTGTTGCTAAAGTACGCGACGGGCCATTTCGGCGGGAATGATCTGCTGCGGCGCCTGACGCAGACCACGCGCTCGAGTACCGACAACGTGAGTGTCGAGACGGGCCGCGCGTGGAACGTGCTGCTGGGAGACTGGGCGATTGCGGTCTGGGCCGACGACGCGCCCGAGCTGCAGGGGGCCGCCCTCGAGGCGCGTTTCACCTTCCCCAATCTCAATGTGCGACGCGTGCTCGGGCAGTTCTCGGGGGGATTCCCGCTGAAGCCGGCCGAGCACGGATTTCAGGACGTGACGGTGACGGACACGCTGCCCGCATCGAGTCCGCAGTACGTGATCCTGCGCGCGACGACGCCGAACCCGAGCCCCCTGAACCTGAATCTGGCCGGGACACGTGGCGCCGCCTTCCCCGCGGACGCCCGGGCGCAGCTCTCGATCCTCCGGTTCCGCTAG